The Chaetodon trifascialis isolate fChaTrf1 chromosome 11, fChaTrf1.hap1, whole genome shotgun sequence nucleotide sequence GAGAAGATGGTtgaatgtgtaaatgtttcataaaccatcactgacttccatctgtttgtgtgttaatgctTCACTTACTTTAGCCTTCTCAAAGTCCAGGTCTTTGCCAATCGTGGAGAGGAGCCTGCAGAGACACTCCAGAGACTCTTCATCATGATTCTTCAGTAGTTTCACTACACAGTCGTGCATGATGGCCTCCGTCAGCATCTTCAGCTTGAAGAGCTCGCCGATGAACTTTATGTTGCCTAGTGACCGGCGGCGGGCCTGGTCTCTGGcatcctccagctccaccctcAAGCGCTCACGTTCCTCCTCCTGATGGCAGATACACATGGACGTTACTTAGTGGGTGGTGTAAAATAATCCATTTACTCTAAATAAAGCAAAGCCGTGTCGTTGGGACAGTGACAGTAAAGGATCACATTTCTTACATCTTTGGCAGCCTCCAACTCTTTTTGCTTCCTCTCAAagatttcatcatcatcctggtcCTTTTCAAACTCTTTCTGGCAGCGGTTGAGCAGCACTTTGCGGAAATTAACAAAAATTCCTGGCTTGTCTGAGGTGGGGACTTTCAActgaggaaggaagaaaaaaaaaatcacttgaattatattttaaaaatgaatatacatTATTAATCTTGTGAATTATGTGACAAAACATGATTATGAAAATGTTAAATAGAAAATGAAGAATGATTCAAGCATGCTCCATCAGTTCCTCAATACCATCATGAACATTCAGTGGCCCAGACACGTGGCACAAAACAGAAGTCATCATTGgagcaaacaacaaaagcacaagACTCAGACTCAATCACATGACTTACCCCCAAAAGGCAGCGGCACATGTTAGCGTAGGCCACAGAGAAGTTGGGCTCTAAGATGGCCTTCTCAAAGATGAGGTCAATGGCTCCCTTCaacctctcctctgtgtctatCGTCAGCTCTGTCACCTGCTTCATCAGTTCCTGAAACTTCTGAGGGGTCAGCTTGTTGAGGATACTACGCAGACGCTTGAATAGCTCTTGAGTCTTGACCTGTTCGGCATCATCGTCTGCGACTTCTTCCGGGCGGCTGCGAGCAGACTTCTTAGTCGAGGGCTTCCAGGCATTCTCAGCCTTGTTGAGCTGCACATCATCGCTGAGTGACATGCTGCTGATGATTTTCCTGGGCTCTTTCCTCTGGCCCTGCTGGGAACGACGTGGCCCAGGTGGCTAAAAGGAAGGAGTGGGACGCATTTTTTGACAAAGTTAGAAAAGGAACCtcattctgcaaaaaaacaacacactgaatTATGATGATTACCATAATTATGATTCTGAAAAAGGGACAATAATTTCCTTTTGTAATGAACCACCCTGGAAAGGGAAGAAACAGATTCACTCACTGGGCCTCGTGGTCCTCCCACTGATCTGCTCCCAAGATTTCCCAAATACGAAGGAGTAAAATCAGGACCAACATTCATCAGTCGAGCTGGGTCAGCAGGCCGCAGTGGAGTCTTGTTTACCTGAAGTTAAAATAAATCACCTCGGTGACAAATATGTAACTACCAAACACTGACAGGACAAGAGCCAATTCTCTGTCACCATCACAATGATACATGCAGCAAGTAGATATGATAATGAGgtttatttcagtaaaataaaTGCTTCACTTCCATGCAGAATTCAGATCAATATGCGCTCATTTGTCATTAACGTCACACCTGAATTGTCATCGCACTCCACAGCAAAATAACGTAAAGCATCATCTACCTTGTCCAAGACCACATCACTGATGAGAGGCAGGCCCTCAGGTTTGTGCATACTGGCGCTGATAAACTGGCAGCCCAGGAGGAACTCCCTGTCGtacctcttcttctcttctgggTCAATCGGCTTCCATTGCTCTGGGAGATGTGTGAATGCAGAagattaaatgtaaaaatgaaagagcTAAGAGTTACATGTACAGCTCTGTAGCACTGAAGATGGCAAGGAAACAGAGTCTGGAACAGGACACTTTGAGAGGGCGGATGCTTGACCATCTTCATGCAGGAATCTGCTTTTTGGCAAGAATtatttcaaatgtcaaaatagCAACTGTTGCCATCAGTGACACATTTTTAATAGTGCCATTTCTGGACAATCTTCGTCTCAGCCTACCTTCTTTGTACTGGTATTTCTGCCCAGTTGGCTCAGGTGTGGCTTTAGGCCTGTCGGGTTCTGCATTCTgcttgtcctctttctcctcccagGTCTCATCTGCAACCTCAACGGGAGGTTCAGCTGGAGCAACAGGGACGGGGTCTGCCTGAGTGGATGAGGGTTCAGAAGCAGGCTtggcgctctgctcctgcagcaaacagaagaggaagaggtgagagTTACAATAACGCACTTACTCTTTCAGAGAGAGTAAAATACCCAAAACATTTTTGATATAGCTGAAACTGCTCAGACACTTAAACACCTCCACCACGTGTTCATTTAAATCTCCTGCTATCATCCAGACCTATACACACCTCTGTGAAGGCATCCAAGAGGTCTCCAATGGCCTCTTTCTTGTTGAACTCCTtcatgttcttcctcttctttggcACAGACGTAGCAGCTTCAAGAAAAAGGACATCGACATTAAAATTTCAGGAGACACGTGACAACCATAAATGCAGGCAAGAACAAAAACTCCATCCTACCTTGCATAGTAGTAGATTCCTCTGTAGGGCAGGTAACAGCGGTGGGAGGGGCATCCTCACTTTTCTCggtcttcttctcttcctcttttttctcctcctcctcttcttcttccttttcctggGCTGGCATTGCCGTTTTAGCCACAGGCGTAGATTCCTGAGATTGAGAAGCATCTGGCTTGTCAAGGGGTGTAGTGTCTGAAAATGCCATGTCCTCAGAGAGTACCTCAGTCTCCTGAGGAAGGCCGTTGGGGAGAAGAGGCTCTGCCGTTTCAGCCGGTGTGGCTTCAGGTTCAGGGGAAGTGCTCGGGGCAGCGCTCTCGgtctgtggagcagcaggttcGTGTGCAGTGGTTGGAGGCTGAGAGATTTCAGTTGCCGTCTTTGTGGCCGTATCTTCTTTCGCCACACTAACAGGGGTAACTGTCGCTGCAACCTCAATTGCAGGCTCCAACTTAGTGCTGGCTTCCTGCTCCACTTTTTCCaatttcttctcttcctccattttcttctcctccttttctggtgCCTTCTCAGCTGGGGCTGGGGCATCCTGTGGCTCCACCATTTTGACAGGTGCGTCTTGTGCTGATAATGATGCTGAAGGGCCGACAGGAGCGTCTACTGTGTCAGCAACTTTAGTATCAACTTTACTTATGGTCTCAGCAGGAGGTGTAGTGGATGCTGCTGTTGGagaaagggaagaggaagacTGCTGGTCCTTTATCAATGGAGATGGCACCTCAATAGCAGCTGCAGGGGCTACAGACTGTGCAGCTAACTCAGCAGGCGGTGTCATCTGGTTGTCCATTTCCTGTTTGGCCTCCACCACAGGCTCTGTATTTGCTATGGCAAGAGGTGGTGGGGTTTCAGCGCTAGCAGGGGGCTCCATGTTTTCATCTGGgcagtgaaacacatgaaataatcacaataagaaaatacagctgGAATACAGCTatctttcatttttcaggtGAACCATAACTGAGAAAATGCACTCACCTCGTCTCACCACTGTAGTGACAGGCTGTGTAACTTCCCCATTGGTCTGTGCAGGACTTGCATCTGCTATGGAGGCCTACAGTCACAAAACAATATTCTTTTAAGCACGgaatgacatgaaaacacacagattgCAACCATTCTCACCATCTTTATGTCAgacttttcacttcatttgagaCTATATCAAACAGACATGTCGATTAAACTCTTGGGTCAGTCTGACGGCTGTAGTTTGTCCTGTGGCTGAGCTGTATAGCATTTTGTTTACAACTGTTTGCCAACTCACTGTACTTGCAAGTAATGGCAAACTAGCCTAAAAATATAACCACAGGTCAAACATCAGTGTACATTTGCGTGTATTTGCTTTGGCTTTCTGTTGTTAGTTCACTGAAACTCCATGCTAGGTTTGTGCTGATAATAAGACGTTAGCACGGAGATGTGAAAACATGCAATCACctctctgaaaaataaataagttggGAGCTGGAGGGAAAGTATTCCTGAGCTGTGCTTTGTCTTCTgacagtgctgcctttgactGAATGTCATCGCTTTTCTCCTAAATTGGTACAGTGATGCTCTGCTCAGGCTGTATGTTTATGAATCAGTTACGTCGTAATTCAATCCCAAACACTTAACTGTAAATAATCCCTTTTTATTCCACTTTTGGAAAAAAATGCCACATTCTCAGACAAGCCAATTACCAATgtagacaaaataaaagtcaaactgcagactgaaaatgtacttttacaacacaagtttCACCAATAAGACCTCCGTcctttttcactttattttccaCATGTACAACACCTGAAGTCAGTACAGAATATCTGATAGAAATTTAGATttctaaaataagaaaaactatATCTTTATGCCAGAGTTACACAAACAGGTCATTATTCGCTCTTAGGATCAGGAATCAGTAACTCGACCAACAATTTTGTCTTTCACTAAGCGTAAACCCATGCTGGCTTCAGCTCAGAGTTTAAATCAGCTAACAGAAACCAGTCTTCCCAAAAGCTTTCTTACCTGTGGGGGAGTTGGTGTGGTGGTGGACCTTCCACCTGACATGATCTCCTCTGTGATATCGCGCCCGCCCTGGTTAGGGTCTCGTATTCTTATCTATCAGAAGACAAGGTAAATATTGTTCAAGTTTCCACAAAACATGTAActaacattaaaatacaaactGTATGTAACGATCCAGTCACTGCTGATCTACAGCTGCCGCCCAACATAATACATACTATTGTTATTTTCAGGTAAAAGAGAAAGTTCCACATTGCACAGACAATACACTTTCTGTCCATTCAATTCTTTTTGACCTCAGACAAGAGGCGCGCTGGCCTTTTGTTGTGACACACTACCGGTTTGCGTTCCCTCTTTGGTGGGCCTTGTGACTGTGCCGGTGGCTGCTGAGGAGGCGGGGCTTGTTGCTGTTGCTGGGCGGGGTTAATCATGACCGGTGCCGGCTGGACAGATGGAGAGTACTGCGGCTGGGCTGGATAGTATGCTCCTGCTGTAAAGgcaaaaaaggagagaaagaacagATGTAAAGAAAATGACACAAGACACAGCTTTACATTAATTAAAGGATTCACTCAGGATTCACTCAGGATTCACAAGACTTTTTTGtttgagctgtgtttttctgagaaCCCTGTAAGGCAGTAAGTGGGATTTGTGGGTGTAGGGTTATTAATATTTTGACCCTAACACAAAAAAGTCTTTAGTAGGCACACAAAAACCAATTTCTGCATCGAGTTGTGCAAATCAAGATTTCAACAAAGCACAAacttttacatattttcaaCATATAGACTGATCTGCGGCCTTTTTTATCCGTTGTCCACTTTAGTGACGCCACCATTACTGTGGTGGCCGATCTGAACTGTAGGACAGAAACCACAGAATTTGTGGTCAGCAAACATGTGCATGTTAAAGTTATCAGTCTCAAAAACACTGTTGTGAAATTGGTTAAGACACAGGCTTTCTTAGAAATGACTTTCACATCCAGACTGAGGGTCAGACAGACGCTGCATGTTAAACTTCTGCGTAGTAAATAAACACAGTTAACATTATGCCATTTTATGATTATAAAGAAACTTGTAATCTGAGATTGCTTTCATTGTAACCATGTGAAATACATCATTTAATACATGTGAAACATATGAAATTGTGAAAGTGGAGTTTCAGCTAGGAACCACGTGTAGACGCCCCAGCTAGCAAGAAATCTACAGGCTGGTAATGGCACACTGCAGGCAGCCATAATTATCTTGATAAGGCTCCACTATTTTATCAAAAACATTTAGAATAGAATTAATGGTTTCtttatgcatgtgcacatagaagtatatatatgtgttaccaaaagaaaaaaagcatattctctcacacacacatactagcagagagaggaagtgccACAGAGATTTTTGCCATTAAAGCCTGCTGAtcaacacacaagcacacacactacTCACCAGGGTAGCGCTGGGAGGTGAGAGGAGCACcgtggagagagagacggccGTTCTCTCGCCCGCCCCCTCTCCCCCCACCACCCCGCCTCTCCCTCGCAGCAAGAGAGGGCTCTGAACCAACGCAGCAAACGAGAGGAAGGGAGTGAGGGacgggagagggaggaaagaaggagaaagggcAGGAAGAGACAGATGCAGAATGAGTTAATGAGAGGATTCAGAGGAAGCAGGGTGTTAAAAAGGTCCCATGAAATGAGCCAGCATCTTGACCTTGTTCTTGCCTTGTGTTATCGGctgcatttcattattttgtcaagtttgtttttcattatcttcaaatgaaaatgacatcTGTCTTCCTGGAAACCATGGAGCTCAGTTCACTGAGCCACCTTTCACTCAGGGGTGTGCATAAGTCAATAAAATTGGATATAGTGGTTTCATTCAATGCCTCACATAGAAAAGGAAACGTGTACAACATTCTTCCTTCAACAGATGAGCACTTGCAGCAGTAACACAGGTCAGAAGCATGTTTGGggtggatttaaaaaaataattgcgACCATACAATGCAAACATACTCAAATGTTAGCCTTTTACTTTGAAATCTTTATTAATCCCACCTTAACATCATGTTTTATATGGACATACATctggaaaaagaacaaaattcTTGTCTTAAAGCCATTTCATGGAACCTATAAGGCAGTGTCAGGTGAGACTGCAGATAGAAAGAACACAGGCCAAAGCAGAATCAAGCCAGACCACATGCAACTGGCATTTCATCAcatacagcagtgttttgacccagaaagacataaaaacatacCAATCAGCCAAGCAAAACCACAACACACCCAGCGATACCTTGTGGCTAAAGAAGTACGCAAATGGACCAAAACTAGATGCTTAAACTCAATTAAAGTTAAGATTCCAAGATTCTGAGTCTGAGATTTCTCCCATTTTAACTGATAATCCTCCATGTGTATGGTTGTGCTTGGCTGTTGGGGGTTTTGGGCAACAACTCTTACCATAAGCAGGATATTCAGCAGGGCTAGTTCCTGGATAGAAGCCTGCTGTGCCACTGGTCACAGGATACTGCTGAGTAGGAGGCATATACGGGGCCCGGtactgcagaaacaaaacaaaaagtcagaACCAACTACAATAGATGGAACAATTTAAGTTCTGAGAGCTTCAGGTCAAAGTCTTCCACCTCCACAGCGACATactcttctctcttttcaaaTGCAGCAAACTCTTCATTATGTCTATCAGTCAaatgctcacactcacaggcTTTTGCAAATGTGAACCAACCTGTCCAGGGGGGATGAAGTAACCCTGAGGAGAGCCAGCaaaagacagctgctgctgggaaatcatcatcatctgggAGCTGGGCGGGTAGACGTGAGCGGGTCCAACAGGCCGTGGGCCACTACTAGTCTGTACCCTTGGAGCACTGGTGGCCATGGCTGGTCGGTTCTGATAGTAACTCTAGAAACAGATGAGGGAGAATGAAGGATGATGAAGCGTGAATCGCACCACAAGCAAACCTGTTGCTCTCAGTgtacatttagcatttaaactGTGGCAGTCCTACCCCTTTTGTGTTAGAATATTGCAGCAGTTttagttgtgtctgtgtgtgtacccaGTCACACACTCCCCTAACCTCAGCTGAAAGCAATGCACTCACAGCGACTGCCAAAGTGTACATCAAGTTCAGTTCTTGGGTTACACTGAGACTAAACTGTACTGAATGTCATGTCTCCCTGCAACGCTGAAGTTAGCCAAAGTTAAGGGGGTTGGATACGGGGACGAAGAGAAAAGCGGTTACCTGTAACGCTCTGTATCCACCCTTCAGCGGCGTAACACATGagcagagagcaagagagggagtgAGATTAAGGTGAAAATGAAGACAAGCGACAATGTGGAAGGCTGAGATTACAAGGTGTAAGGAGGAAGAGtatgagaagcagcagcagaatattTCTTAGCCATAAACCGTAAGCtcaaacaaccacagctgcacatgCATCTCTGTACAGGTGCGCATAGAAGCAGAAACCCCTGAAGTCATCTGGGTCCCAGTTGTGAGTGGTTAAAAAATTATTTCATTGGCTACAGGAGCATGCCGGCAGTGGAAAAAATTCAAGAATGCTGCAGGTACCAAAAATCAATTCACTTTCATGTTAAACTGTATTCTTCACCTGactataaaattattttaaaaaagtaaatgatttttttaatcagtttacATTGCACAGTCGGATATTCTGTCATTACGACAGTGGGCTTGGGAAGATATCTTGCAAATGCAGAGTACCATGGGGGACAAACTTGGTATGTGCAGGATGAATAAAGCAGGCCTGGGTGAACGCTGCTTTGAAAACACTATGACCTGGCAacgaaaaaaaaatcttcctaTGCAGAAATATGCATTTCTAGAATCAGATATTACTGGACCTCAGAAAACGTGAACTCATCTCATAAACACTACAGCGTTGTCATCTAATTCTCCACCATGTTGAACTGAAAGCATGCACTATACTaaggagacagaggggatgTAAGGAACAGTGAGGGGTGTTAGTACCTGTTGGTGTAAAGTACGGGGCCCTGCAGCAAACTGGGAGGAcagcagaagagaggaaagaagtcAAGGTTGACATTCGAGGAGAAAGATGGCAAATAGGttataacacacatacacacacacacacacacacacacacaaacagatttagCCAAAGCCTTATAGCAGATGAAGCCATGTCAGAAATCTTGGGAAAGAGTAGGAAAGGGAGGGTTCTTATACCAAGCAAAACAAATACCTAACACTAaatgctggggggggggggcatactGTGAACAATACCTGTCTTGGCTGTGGTGCAGAGTTCAtttgtggaggtggaggggtggcAAAAACAAGAGATGGGGGCTGTCCAGGGCCGTAGGCCGCcttgagaggagagaaaggaggaaaaatagCTGTTACCAAAGTTTAACCTACCAAAACAGTGTAGATTCAACACGGTCAGTTGCTCTCACCTGTGTCAATCCAGGGGATGGGGCAGGGTTTGGGACAGAAGTGGGTCCCGTTATAGGCTGTGGTGGTTTGTTCATTTCACGTTCTTTTATGGTTCTGCATTAGGGTGGCGTTGTGTTGCCAGCCTttctggagaggagagaggagcaagaaatacaaaaaaaataaaaaataaaaatacaattaagCACAAGCCAACTGTTAACCAAAGGCACTGAGGTGAAGTAAGTGCAACCATATGGGACATGAGACAACACTGTGCGAACATATGAAGCTGTAGTGAGGCAACATCTGAACAGGCAGTGAGGGTGTGTCCTGTGGTTTCGCCTATGATAACACTACCACCTCCCACAGTGTTGCTCACTTACATATTGCATGGCTAATGCATGTAGTGTTATGAGCAATTGATGTTAATACCCTTAGCAGATTCTGTTCTCAAACCAAATGGCAATAGACTCATGTGTTTTAACCTCCACCCAaaactgtctgttgtttgagTAGAAACAGTCATGGTGGTTACTACATGCCTACAAAAAGGGAActttaactgtaaaaaaaacaacaaaaaaaaccccaaaacatatTAATAAATGATTGTGACTTGGCCAACTAACTAAAAGGATCCAAATACTCATAGAGATTACTTCTAATGGTCTGAAGATCTATTTCCAACTCACACTTGACTGTTACCAAATCACTTGGACTGGTCCGGTTTTGAATGAATTTAAGAAAATGGATACCTCAGGTCAAAGTTCATTTACTGAGTTAACAGTGGCTTCAATGCCCCCTGGATGTGCTAGCTACATGTGCAAAAGATCAATTCAAATAACATTAAGTCGATATTCGTTTTAAAACTGCGTGCAGTTTTTTCATATGTGCTGAAATCGCTAAGACGAGCTGAAATTAGTAAAAACTGATGAATATTACTAATAGCAGACGTGTCATGAACCATCCACCTGCTGACACAGGAACTATCGTTAGCTGCTAGCTAATGCCATGCTTCTTTTAGACAGGGCATCAATGTACAAAGCTACCATATCGTTCTTCAAGCAGAGACAGCTAACAGTCCCGTGAATCCTCATTAAATATGACAGGTAATCTGAAAAAACTTTCCCGATGTGTCTCAGCTAAGTCATAAAATGAAAGGCATTTTAATGGCCCGCTAGCAAGGCAGCATTCCCGACCGAATCAGGTTAAATCGCTAGCCAACAGCCGGCTAACGTTACGTGTCCCACTCTCATAGACATTTTGCTAAGTTACGCTACGTGGCTGAACGTTGAGTCCACATTTAACCTTAACGCACGCAGAGTTCAGTCTGATAACGTTAATGTTTATCACTGTGATTATGGCAGATATGTTTACTCATCAAAACTCGGCAAATGAGCCCGTTCTAGCAATAATGTTGCAACAACTGACACCGATTAGGTTACAGTTAAGCTATTGTTGGTTAATGTTAGCGGTTTAGCCCAGCCCTGACTTACGAGGTGTATTTAATTACAGGCCCAGCAACCTCCGTGAGCGAATGAAACCTTCAACATGACATTTAATATGAACCAATATTACTCTAACAAGGCAAATATTATCAGGATTTAAGTCAATCTACTCGAATAATACTACAGAAGCAGCTTTTAAATCACTAAACGTTAGGCGTTAAGGCTAACTAGCTTTACCTCACGAAGCCTACGGTGAAAACACTAAAATGAAGATTAGCCACGAGAACGAGGGATCCTGGCTGTCATTCCACCTAACGTTAGGCTAACTTCAGCTAAACAGCTACAAAGACAGCTCCGACATTAGTTACCTAAGCAACCACCATTAAACTAACGATAAAACATTCGAATTAATAGGGGTTTTTTTCGTTTTCGTGTTCTAGGCGAGATTAGCTGGCTAGCTATCCGAGGCTTGGACTGACAGCCGGCAGGGCCTTGTCAacgagctaacattagctagcctGTATGCCTTTGACAAATATGCAGCCAAGCTCGGGTGAACTTCAAGCTAGCATTACCACCGTCAAGTGATTTTGTTCTTACCAGGAATCAGTAGTGAATATGTTGTAAAAATGGGTACTCGGGGAATCAGCCTCTGTTCAGTCTTCTGTTATTGAAAGTAGTGGTGTTGCAGTTTCCTTGTCCTTTACTCCAAAAGAAAAGTGATGCCCTTCTTGGCTACTGACTTAGAGCTAGTTAGCTGACCGGCAGATGGGGTGAGTGCCACTACTGTCACTTCGGTTTAAATCCCCGGGCGTGCAAAAGTGACAGTGCTCAAAATCAAATAATATAGCACTTCTGGAGTACTATTGACAACTCCGATGGCCCCGAAAAAAGCCTCTGGACCGGAGGTCCATGATCAAGGCGTCGATGGTGACGGATTGCCGGTTGGGTATGTACACAACTGTCGCATCAGGAGGCTCAGAGCGAGGCCATAATGCGATGTTTCTGGTCTATGGAGCCGGTGCGCCTCCAAGTCGCATGGGTAACTTCCGGGAAAATTAAAATTTGATGCCGTGGCCTTGGTCATGTGATGCAGGAGCTTACGTCAATTCGTCAGCATGTGCCCAGAGATGGAAGTATTAATACAGTAAAATTCCTGCGTTCAAAACCGTACAGAAGTAAATGTTAGataatcaataaaatataaagtatcaaaagtaaaagtaggcactcattctgcagtaaaatgctccctgtcagtggttttattatatatgatgtttttggattaatattactgctgcattaatgtgtattttGCACTTTACTGCTGTGGATGTTTAAGtttgagctaattttaactattAAATATACTGttgtagtttaatctacagcattACAATAATATATGTTTGTGAGAACgtgaagaaaaacagccctgttttcagttttatgacaatgcattttccagTTAATCCAGGAgggtttttaaatagtttatctGTTTAATGAAGTAGGACAATTTTCTCAACCCATAAAGGAACACTTTTCAGTTTAGCAGAAAAATCACCGAATTTGGAGAtgcatggttttcactggacaggaagggtatgAAAGATTGTTATCTAAAGTTccataaaatggaaacactcaagcatgtttaatgtttctgaTATTTACTTGaaaatatgaattcattttgaaatgcttTTCAGAAAATTTGTTCGGAAATATGTGCTCCTAACTAAAGAATATCAAATGAATGATAAAGGTCTGAAGCTGTGCCCTGCATTATTACCTGGGCAGGCTACATAATTTGTTGAGGGGTCCCATGCCAAAAATGACATGGTACATTTTTCTAAAGAActcttaaataaatgtttggAGCGTTTACCACAAAGAGAGGGTCAATAAGGGGCCAAAGTTAATTTTTACCCTGGAGCCTGATTGGGTTTGTGGGTTTGTTTGACTATGCCAACAGCTTCAGTCAATGAGAACGTGTTTATCTATTGGC carries:
- the eif4g1a gene encoding eukaryotic translation initiation factor 4 gamma 1a isoform X2, encoding MNKPPQPITGPTSVPNPAPSPGLTQAAYGPGQPPSLVFATPPPPQMNSAPQPRQFAAGPRTLHQQSYYQNRPAMATSAPRVQTSSGPRPVGPAHVYPPSSQMMMISQQQLSFAGSPQGYFIPPGQYRAPYMPPTQQYPVTSGTAGFYPGTSPAEYPAYEPSLAARERRGGGGRGGGRENGRLSLHGAPLTSQRYPAGAYYPAQPQYSPSVQPAPVMINPAQQQQQAPPPQQPPAQSQGPPKRERKPIRIRDPNQGGRDITEEIMSGGRSTTTPTPPQASIADASPAQTNGEVTQPVTTVVRRDENMEPPASAETPPPLAIANTEPVVEAKQEMDNQMTPPAELAAQSVAPAAAIEVPSPLIKDQQSSSSLSPTAASTTPPAETISKVDTKVADTVDAPVGPSASLSAQDAPVKMVEPQDAPAPAEKAPEKEEKKMEEEKKLEKVEQEASTKLEPAIEVAATVTPVSVAKEDTATKTATEISQPPTTAHEPAAPQTESAAPSTSPEPEATPAETAEPLLPNGLPQETEVLSEDMAFSDTTPLDKPDASQSQESTPVAKTAMPAQEKEEEEEEEKKEEEKKTEKSEDAPPTAVTCPTEESTTMQAATSVPKKRKNMKEFNKKEAIGDLLDAFTEEQSAKPASEPSSTQADPVPVAPAEPPVEVADETWEEKEDKQNAEPDRPKATPEPTGQKYQYKEEQWKPIDPEEKKRYDREFLLGCQFISASMHKPEGLPLISDVVLDKVNKTPLRPADPARLMNVGPDFTPSYLGNLGSRSVGGPRGPPPGPRRSQQGQRKEPRKIISSMSLSDDVQLNKAENAWKPSTKKSARSRPEEVADDDAEQVKTQELFKRLRSILNKLTPQKFQELMKQVTELTIDTEERLKGAIDLIFEKAILEPNFSVAYANMCRCLLGLKVPTSDKPGIFVNFRKVLLNRCQKEFEKDQDDDEIFERKQKELEAAKDEEERERLRVELEDARDQARRRSLGNIKFIGELFKLKMLTEAIMHDCVVKLLKNHDEESLECLCRLLSTIGKDLDFEKAKPRMDQYFNQMDKIIKERKTSSRIRFMLQDVLDLRKNNWVPRRGDQGPKTIDQIHKEAEMEEHREQIKVQQQLMSKKDGGGRMGGSMGGRGPHTPGGGRTSQPQDEGWNTVPISKNRPIDTTRLSKITKPGALDFNNQLLAPGGKGMWGSWGKGSSGGTGAKPASGEQDSGRSTTSTLNRFSALQSGSLLSSTDSDRRVPQRSSSSRERGGDRDRGDRDRDRFDRFDRSEGREGRDDRSGQNQITKRSFSRESQERGGRGGDSRPSTEPVRRVASMTDDRDRGSRDRGSRDRGSRDRGSRDRGSRDRGPSKDLAVKRESAPTPPPSLPKPAMTEEEVEKKSNAIIEEYLHINDLKEALQCVAELNSTSLLYVFVRNSVESTLERSTIAREHVGLLLHQLVKAGTLPTLQYYKGLEETLEAAEDTAIDIPHIWLYLAELITPMLHEGGIPMGQLFREISKPLVPLGRAGVLLAQILKLLCKGMTPKKVGAMWTEAGLNWRDFLPEDVDVNKFVTDQKVEFTTGEETESKEMGKKKVLSGEELSKQLDRLLQDKANNQRITDWVEANLDEPQTASNQFIRALMTSVCQSAIICDNPYRVDAPQIGLRASLLQKYLCDEQKELQALYALQALMVHMEQPANLLRMFFDALYDEDVIKEEAFYKWESSKDPAEQTGKGVALKSVTAFFTWLREAEEESDKE